A region from the Peromyscus leucopus breed LL Stock chromosome 9, UCI_PerLeu_2.1, whole genome shotgun sequence genome encodes:
- the C9H8orf74 gene encoding uncharacterized protein C8orf74 homolog, with product MALLTPQGVKEVFQFQKPRGREHLRRLLNWEEFDELRDARRSILLDTLYDSVIFAVGKGFPWVEVVQVVKFTEELLKETKGCSITEAVTVLGKKLRDYQKHFNVTHLLALCDYFHNTFIRHYRLYQYVLSQDQEVNLTVAHVQMCAPPQPLPLTEGIDRDVWRHEQQVAELSTAEVQKRTNVLMLKEMLSLEQAHMLQKAFGVEEPPGQLQPRPTLRREALERLVSEAIHIQIACLQELLQYEIQAAFDILDLRLQKKTLTLGAPPPPLPCITAGQAALEDSPKASKANKGKKGKAKK from the exons ATGGCACTCCTAACACCCCAGGGAGTGAAGGAAGTCTTCCAGTTTCAG AAACCCCGTGGACGAGAGCACCTGCGGAGGCTCCTGAACTGGGAGGAGTTTGATGAGCTGAGGGATGCACGCCGGAGCATCCTGCTGGACACTCTCTATGACAGTGTCATCTTTGCGGTGGGAAAAGGCTTCCCATGGGTCGAGGTGGTCCAGGTGGTCAAGTTCACAGAAGAGCTGCTCAAGGAGACCAAAG GCTGCTCCATCACGGAGGCTGTGACGGTCCTGGGGAAGAAGCTCCGAGATTACCAGAAGCATTTCAACGTCACCCACCTGCTGGCCCTCTGTGACTACTTCCACAACACCTTCATCCGACACTATAGACTCTACCAGTACGTCCTGAGCCAGGACCAGGAGGTCAACCTGACAGTCGCCCACGTGCAAATGTGTGCGCCCCCCCAGCCCCTTCCACTAACAGAAGGCATAGACAGGGATGTGTGGAGGCATGAGCAGCAGGTGGCTGAACTGAGCACAGCGGAGGTGCAGAAGCGCACGAATGTGCTAATGCTGAAGGAGATGCTGAGCCTGGAGCAGGCGCACATGCTGCAGAAGGCCTTTGGGGTCGAGGAGCCGCCAGGGCAGCTACAGCCCCGGCCAACCTTGAGGAGAGag GCTCTGGAGCGTCTGGTCAGCGAGGCCATCCACATCCAGATCGCATGCCTGCAGGAGCTTCTACAGTACGAGATCCAAGCCGCGTTTGACATCCTGGACCTGAGGCTGCAGAAGAAGACCCTGACCCTCGGTGCTCCGCCACCCCCACTCCCCTGCATCACCGCTGGCCAGGCAGCCTTAGAGGACTCTCCTAAGGCCAGTAAAGccaataaaggaaagaaaggcaaagctaAGAAGTAG